The Candidatus Anstonellales archaeon genome window below encodes:
- a CDS encoding DNA-directed RNA polymerase subunit B'': MYRSFLEAYFRENSLVRQHLESYNKFIEKKIQEIIEKAGPIQPSVEGFELKFGSVRLEKPMIVEADGSRRPVYPMEARLRNLTYSAPIFLEIIPVFNGVEKRTYSEVFIGELPVMVKSKLCHLDGLSDEELVEKGEDLSDMGGYFIINGSERVLVSIEDLAPNRVMVSREKDNSLITAKVFSTRFGFRARCVVERTNEGLLRVAFPASPKDLHFTSVLRALGLSSRDQILSAFSDSDEIRADILLNLEVDTTTNKENAFEYLGKRAAPGQAEEYRQKRAEVLLDTYLLPHLGTEPEHRIKKAYYLIKMAEKAIKVAYKKIPADDKDHYANKRIKLSGDLMEELFRYAFQFLVKDIAYQAGRADARGRRLAVQTLVRPDALSDRIRYSMATGNWIAGQTGVSQLLDRTSFLSTISHLRRVISPLSRKHPHFKARDLHGTHWGKLCPNESPEGPSCALVKNLALLCNVSTGEEEEHVESLLKNLGVFL; the protein is encoded by the coding sequence ATGTATAGAAGCTTTCTTGAAGCATATTTTAGAGAGAATAGCCTTGTGCGTCAACATCTTGAATCCTATAATAAATTTATTGAAAAAAAGATACAAGAGATAATTGAGAAAGCAGGACCAATCCAGCCATCTGTAGAGGGTTTTGAGTTAAAATTTGGCTCAGTAAGACTTGAAAAACCGATGATAGTAGAGGCTGATGGCTCAAGAAGACCCGTTTATCCCATGGAAGCTCGACTGAGAAATCTTACTTATTCTGCTCCTATCTTCCTTGAAATCATACCTGTCTTCAATGGAGTAGAGAAGAGGACTTATTCTGAAGTGTTTATTGGTGAACTTCCAGTAATGGTGAAATCAAAACTGTGCCATCTCGACGGACTTTCTGATGAGGAACTCGTTGAAAAAGGAGAGGACTTGTCTGATATGGGGGGTTACTTTATTATAAATGGAAGCGAACGCGTACTTGTTTCTATTGAAGATTTGGCACCCAACAGAGTTATGGTATCGCGTGAAAAGGATAATTCACTCATAACTGCAAAGGTTTTTTCAACAAGATTTGGATTTCGCGCTCGTTGCGTAGTTGAAAGAACTAATGAAGGACTTTTAAGAGTAGCTTTCCCCGCTTCACCAAAGGATCTGCATTTCACTTCCGTTTTGAGAGCGCTTGGACTTTCTTCTCGTGATCAAATACTATCGGCGTTTTCTGATTCAGATGAAATACGCGCAGATATACTACTCAATCTTGAGGTTGATACGACCACCAACAAGGAAAATGCGTTCGAGTATCTTGGCAAACGCGCTGCACCGGGCCAGGCTGAAGAGTATAGGCAAAAAAGGGCCGAAGTACTTTTGGATACGTATCTTCTTCCCCATTTGGGAACTGAACCGGAGCACAGAATAAAGAAAGCATATTACCTTATTAAAATGGCAGAAAAGGCGATTAAAGTAGCTTATAAGAAAATACCGGCTGATGATAAGGACCACTATGCTAACAAGAGGATAAAGCTATCTGGAGATTTAATGGAAGAACTCTTTAGATATGCCTTCCAATTTCTTGTTAAGGATATTGCTTATCAGGCTGGACGTGCTGATGCTAGAGGAAGAAGACTTGCCGTTCAGACCCTAGTAAGACCAGACGCATTGAGTGATAGAATACGCTACTCTATGGCCACAGGTAATTGGATTGCTGGACAGACAGGTGTTTCGCAGCTTCTTGATAGGACAAGTTTTCTCTCAACAATATCGCATCTTCGCAGAGTAATCTCCCCATTATCACGTAAACATCCTCACTTTAAGGCACGGGACTTACACGGAACGCACTGGGGTAAACTCTGCCCAAATGAATCTCCAGAGGGACCTTCTTGTGCTCTTGTCAAAAATCTGGCGCTACTCTGTAATGTTTCAACTGGAGAAGAGGAAGAGCATGTGGAATCTCTTTTGAAGAATCTTGGAGTATTTTTGTGA
- the rpoB gene encoding DNA-directed RNA polymerase subunit B yields MAKKQKEEKEKRISVFLNGRLVGFHEDGESLYVALKEQRRKGVLSQQVNFYLNAKLGELYINTDSGRARKPYIVVENGKSKLIPSIVEQLKRGEITWEKLIELGIIEYLDAEEEEGAYVALSESELTPEHTHLEIDPVSIVGVTVSILPFQEHNSSPRITMACAMAKQSLGTYTTNYNMRMDSRAHILYYPQQPLVQTRPYALLGFAERAAGQNLVVAIASYRGYNMGDAVVMNKNAIDRGVGRSVFYKTYETEERRYPGGQKDKFEIPPSTTTGYREEEAYRFLDTDGLIIPEVEVCNKEVLVGKTSPPRFLEEVTVFGVVEEKKRENSLAIKVGEEGIVDSVMITDSLAGNRMVKVRIRSIKVPEIGDKFASRHGQKGVIGLLVPQQNMPFSKDGIVPDLMINPHAIPSRMTVGHLLEMLGGKVATVTGEFVDGTPFSGMREEELREVMKKAGFDEYGEEILYDGITGEQIKAKIYMGVIYYQKLHHLVSNKMHVRSRGPVQLLTHQPTEGRAREGGLRFGEMERDCLIGYGASMLLRERMLEESDRTIELVCTKCGSIAVHDHVKNRDYCPVCDSTSLEYVEMSYAFKLLLDEIKSIGIFPRLILKDKS; encoded by the coding sequence ATGGCAAAGAAACAAAAGGAGGAGAAGGAAAAGAGGATAAGCGTATTTCTCAATGGACGGCTGGTGGGATTTCACGAAGATGGAGAAAGCTTGTATGTTGCATTGAAGGAACAGAGAAGGAAGGGTGTGTTGTCCCAGCAAGTAAACTTTTATTTGAACGCAAAGTTGGGAGAACTTTACATAAACACCGATAGTGGGCGGGCACGAAAACCTTATATAGTAGTTGAAAATGGAAAGAGCAAGCTCATTCCCTCAATTGTTGAACAGCTAAAAAGAGGGGAAATTACGTGGGAAAAATTGATAGAATTAGGGATAATAGAGTATTTGGACGCGGAAGAAGAGGAGGGAGCATACGTAGCTTTAAGCGAAAGTGAGCTTACGCCTGAGCATACACATCTGGAGATTGATCCTGTTTCAATTGTTGGGGTAACCGTGTCCATCCTTCCGTTCCAGGAACACAATTCTTCCCCTAGAATTACTATGGCTTGCGCAATGGCAAAGCAATCTCTTGGGACTTACACTACAAATTATAATATGAGAATGGATTCAAGGGCCCATATTCTTTATTATCCTCAGCAACCTCTTGTTCAGACACGACCCTATGCATTGCTGGGGTTTGCTGAGAGAGCGGCCGGACAAAATTTGGTTGTAGCTATTGCGTCTTATAGAGGTTATAATATGGGGGACGCAGTAGTAATGAACAAGAATGCTATTGACAGGGGAGTTGGGAGGAGTGTATTTTACAAAACATACGAAACGGAAGAGAGAAGATATCCTGGAGGCCAAAAGGATAAATTTGAGATCCCCCCTTCCACTACAACCGGTTATAGAGAAGAAGAGGCTTATAGGTTTTTGGATACAGATGGACTAATTATTCCGGAAGTTGAAGTTTGTAATAAAGAAGTGCTTGTAGGGAAAACTTCTCCTCCACGTTTTCTTGAAGAAGTAACAGTATTTGGAGTTGTAGAAGAAAAGAAAAGAGAGAATTCGCTTGCAATAAAAGTGGGAGAAGAAGGGATCGTGGATTCGGTTATGATAACTGATTCTCTTGCAGGAAATAGGATGGTAAAGGTTCGTATACGCTCAATTAAAGTTCCAGAGATAGGGGATAAGTTTGCTTCACGCCATGGACAAAAGGGTGTTATAGGACTTCTTGTACCTCAACAGAATATGCCATTTAGCAAGGATGGGATTGTGCCGGACCTTATGATAAATCCACACGCAATACCATCGCGAATGACGGTAGGTCATCTTTTAGAAATGTTGGGCGGAAAAGTCGCAACAGTTACTGGCGAATTTGTAGATGGAACTCCTTTTAGCGGAATGCGCGAAGAGGAACTTCGTGAAGTGATGAAAAAGGCTGGATTTGATGAATACGGAGAAGAGATTCTCTATGATGGAATCACAGGCGAGCAGATAAAAGCAAAAATTTATATGGGCGTTATTTATTATCAGAAACTTCACCATTTAGTTTCAAATAAGATGCACGTCCGCTCACGGGGACCGGTCCAGCTTCTTACACATCAACCAACGGAGGGGCGTGCGCGAGAAGGTGGCTTGAGATTTGGCGAGATGGAGAGGGACTGCCTTATTGGTTATGGTGCATCAATGCTTTTGCGCGAAAGAATGCTTGAGGAGTCCGATAGAACGATTGAACTCGTTTGCACGAAGTGTGGCTCGATTGCAGTTCACGACCATGTAAAGAATCGCGATTATTGCCCCGTATGCGACTCTACAAGCCTGGAGTATGTAGAAATGAGTTATGCCTTTAAGCTGTTGCTTGACGAGATAAAATCAATTGGGATCTTTCCAAGACTTATACTAAAAGATAAATCATAA
- a CDS encoding DNA-directed RNA polymerase subunit A', producing MSEIVVQKMVDKIKFSIFSPEIIRKLSAAKITIPDTYNDDSYPIDGGLVDPRLGVIDPGLRCKTCGGKLRSCPGHFGHVELVRPVVHPEFAKSILYVLRSTCPNCHRLLLTTEQLQELARMIDADIEEEMKSKTRKSPHCPHCREKIPEIKLLKPTTFFKDKDVMLPTEIRDWLAAVPNEDLRILGFDPIYARPEWMVLTVLLVPPVSVRPSITLETGDRSEDDLTHKLVDIMRINQRLDANINAGAPQLIIEDLWELLQYHVTTYFNNETANIPPARHRSGRPLKTLSQRLKGKEGRFRYNLSGKRVNFSARTVISPDPNISIDEVGVPKAIAEELTVPLRVTQWNLEEARRLVLSEDYPKAEYVTRADGKRLRVTETTRQEIADSLSAGYVIDRQLKDGDIVLFNRQPSLHRISIMCHSVRVLPGKTLRLNPIVCPPYNADFDGDEMNLHAIQTEEAQVEAEVLMKVHKQIISPRHGIPIIKPQEDHVSGAYICTKNETEFSKAEACNLLAMAGITRLPKPDRKGGKYSGKLLFSMLLPKGLNLVIKGNAAKKDVAEYYDDIIIKDGIIVSGALEKRSYENQILERIISMHGTEAAKRFLDYSTRIALEVVTTRGISVSLANYSLSPEARKKLEEIDSALKEDIDAVVTKYRNKTLERHPGKTLKETLEDYIMEITSKYRQMIGNVVEKYLGSENTSIIMAKIGARGSLLNAIQMSGSVGQQAIRSRRPYRGYRGRTLLHFRRGDRGASARGYVSSSFGKGLNPAEFFFHSMGGRESMVNTAIRTARSGYMQRRLINALQDLVVYSDRSVRDSRKVFVQFVYGGDGVDPAKKASLIIDETERE from the coding sequence ATGAGTGAAATTGTTGTACAAAAAATGGTGGATAAGATAAAATTTTCTATCTTTTCACCAGAGATCATTAGAAAGTTGTCTGCCGCAAAGATTACGATACCCGATACTTATAACGATGATTCTTACCCGATTGACGGCGGACTTGTTGATCCACGACTTGGAGTAATCGACCCGGGTTTGCGGTGTAAAACATGTGGTGGAAAGTTAAGGAGCTGTCCGGGTCACTTCGGACATGTCGAATTGGTCAGACCAGTTGTTCACCCTGAATTTGCAAAGAGCATTCTTTATGTTCTCCGCTCAACTTGTCCAAACTGCCATAGGCTGTTGTTAACAACAGAGCAGCTCCAGGAACTTGCCAGGATGATTGATGCAGATATAGAAGAGGAGATGAAAAGCAAAACAAGAAAATCTCCTCATTGTCCTCATTGTAGAGAAAAAATTCCAGAAATAAAGCTTTTGAAGCCCACTACTTTTTTCAAAGACAAGGATGTTATGTTGCCAACAGAAATAAGGGATTGGCTTGCTGCGGTGCCAAATGAAGACCTTCGAATTCTTGGTTTTGACCCTATTTACGCACGGCCAGAATGGATGGTACTGACGGTTCTTCTTGTACCTCCAGTTTCTGTGCGCCCCTCTATAACCCTTGAAACTGGAGATAGGTCAGAAGACGATCTTACACACAAACTTGTGGATATAATGAGGATAAATCAAAGACTGGATGCTAACATAAATGCAGGAGCCCCTCAACTAATAATTGAAGACTTATGGGAACTTTTACAATATCACGTAACAACATATTTCAACAATGAGACTGCTAATATTCCGCCCGCGAGGCATAGATCAGGAAGACCTCTCAAAACACTTTCTCAACGGCTTAAAGGAAAGGAAGGAAGATTCCGCTATAATCTTTCAGGAAAAAGAGTAAATTTCTCTGCCAGAACCGTAATTTCGCCAGACCCCAATATTTCTATTGATGAGGTCGGTGTACCAAAAGCTATTGCAGAAGAACTTACCGTTCCCCTTCGCGTTACTCAGTGGAATTTGGAAGAAGCTCGCCGACTTGTGCTTTCAGAAGACTACCCAAAAGCAGAGTATGTAACTCGAGCAGATGGAAAGAGATTGCGGGTCACAGAGACTACGCGACAAGAGATTGCTGATTCGCTTTCTGCTGGTTATGTAATTGACAGGCAACTCAAAGATGGAGACATCGTCCTTTTCAACAGACAACCCTCTCTTCATAGAATTTCAATTATGTGTCATTCGGTGCGAGTCCTTCCTGGTAAAACTCTAAGGCTAAATCCAATAGTCTGCCCACCATATAATGCTGATTTTGACGGAGATGAGATGAACCTCCATGCTATCCAGACGGAGGAAGCCCAAGTTGAGGCTGAAGTATTGATGAAAGTACATAAGCAGATAATTTCTCCAAGACATGGGATTCCGATTATCAAACCCCAAGAGGACCATGTATCGGGAGCGTATATCTGCACAAAAAACGAAACAGAATTCTCAAAAGCCGAAGCTTGTAATCTTCTTGCAATGGCAGGTATAACTCGCTTGCCAAAACCTGACAGAAAGGGAGGGAAATATTCTGGTAAACTGCTTTTTTCTATGCTTCTTCCAAAAGGATTGAATCTTGTCATAAAGGGGAACGCCGCAAAAAAGGATGTAGCGGAATATTATGATGATATAATAATCAAAGATGGCATTATTGTGTCTGGGGCACTTGAAAAGCGCTCCTATGAAAATCAGATACTTGAAAGAATAATCTCCATGCATGGTACAGAGGCTGCAAAAAGATTTTTGGATTATTCTACAAGAATTGCACTTGAAGTTGTAACCACTCGAGGAATATCAGTTTCACTTGCAAATTATTCCCTTTCACCCGAGGCTCGTAAGAAGCTTGAAGAGATTGATAGTGCACTAAAAGAGGATATCGATGCGGTAGTTACGAAATACAGGAATAAAACACTTGAGAGACATCCTGGCAAGACCCTCAAAGAGACGCTTGAGGACTACATAATGGAAATTACTTCAAAATACAGACAGATGATTGGAAATGTTGTTGAGAAATACTTAGGAAGTGAGAATACCTCCATAATAATGGCAAAAATAGGAGCACGTGGTTCTCTATTGAACGCAATCCAGATGAGCGGTTCTGTAGGACAGCAAGCAATAAGGTCAAGAAGACCGTATAGAGGGTATAGAGGTAGAACCTTGCTTCATTTCAGGCGAGGCGACCGTGGAGCGTCTGCAAGAGGATATGTTTCAAGCTCGTTTGGAAAGGGGTTAAATCCTGCGGAGTTCTTCTTCCATTCAATGGGTGGGAGAGAATCAATGGTTAACACGGCAATCAGGACAGCTAGATCTGGGTATATGCAAAGAAGACTGATAAATGCATTGCAAGATTTGGTAGTATATAGCGATAGATCTGTAAGAGATTCACGTAAGGTATTTGTTCAATTTGTATATGGGGGAGATGGTGTGGACCCTGCAAAAAAAGCGAGCTTAATCATAGATGAAACTGAAAGAGAGTGA
- the rpoA2 gene encoding DNA-directed RNA polymerase subunit A'': protein MSEKKKERVIESALVDPGEAVGIVAAQSIGEPGTQMTMRTFHYAGVAEQVPSGLPRLIELVDARKEPKRPMMDIFLKEPYCNDEKKVREVAEEIESTLLSQIAQIREDFDDKKIVVEINEKEMKSRGISTDEVKEMIKKINPGSVEMRERLITIKPKITSLRSIRKITNKLKELHIKGIEKISKAMVIKGTDRWFIRTGGSNLSAVMKHPKVESKRVYTNDIKEIERFLGIEAARNALVNELKQVLDMQKLSVDVRHLMLLADAMSMDGTIKSIGRHGLSGEKAGVLAKAAFEETIKHLINAAAEGQYDNLVGVTENIIIGQTVPVGTGMVKLKMKRLPEK, encoded by the coding sequence ATGAGTGAGAAGAAAAAAGAAAGGGTAATAGAGAGTGCTTTGGTAGATCCTGGTGAAGCCGTAGGGATAGTAGCAGCGCAAAGTATTGGCGAACCGGGGACTCAGATGACAATGCGAACCTTTCACTATGCAGGTGTAGCTGAGCAAGTGCCAAGTGGGCTTCCAAGACTAATTGAATTGGTAGATGCAAGAAAGGAACCAAAAAGACCAATGATGGATATATTCTTAAAAGAGCCATACTGCAATGATGAAAAAAAGGTAAGAGAGGTAGCTGAAGAAATAGAGAGCACTCTTCTCTCTCAAATTGCACAGATACGCGAGGATTTTGATGACAAAAAGATAGTAGTAGAGATTAATGAAAAGGAGATGAAAAGCAGAGGTATATCCACTGATGAAGTTAAAGAGATGATAAAAAAAATCAATCCTGGTTCTGTTGAAATGAGAGAGCGACTTATTACGATAAAACCAAAAATTACGTCATTGCGCTCAATTAGAAAAATTACAAATAAATTAAAGGAACTTCACATAAAGGGAATTGAAAAGATATCAAAGGCAATGGTTATCAAAGGAACTGATAGGTGGTTCATTAGAACAGGCGGTAGCAATCTCTCAGCCGTTATGAAACATCCAAAAGTTGAATCTAAAAGAGTTTATACAAATGATATAAAAGAGATCGAACGGTTTTTGGGTATTGAAGCTGCACGCAACGCTCTTGTAAACGAGTTAAAACAGGTTCTAGATATGCAGAAATTAAGTGTAGACGTTAGGCACCTCATGCTTCTTGCGGATGCAATGTCAATGGATGGTACTATAAAATCAATAGGTAGACATGGTCTTTCTGGAGAAAAGGCAGGTGTGCTTGCGAAAGCTGCCTTTGAAGAGACAATTAAGCATTTGATAAATGCTGCAGCAGAAGGGCAATATGACAATTTGGTAGGAGTAACTGAGAACATAATAATAGGGCAAACGGTACCTGTTGGAACTGGAATGGTTAAACTTAAAATGAAAAGATTGCCTGAAAAGTAA
- a CDS encoding 50S ribosomal protein L30e has product MAVDIAKQIRMCVETGKVGFGEREAIKASLLGSAKMIIISKNIKPQIKSDLEHNAKISNIPIVTFDGNGYELGSVCGVPYTVSAISIFDEGNSEIVSTIKKKKD; this is encoded by the coding sequence GTGGCTGTAGATATAGCAAAACAAATAAGGATGTGCGTTGAAACTGGAAAGGTCGGATTCGGTGAGCGTGAAGCCATCAAGGCTTCTCTTCTTGGAAGTGCAAAGATGATTATAATATCAAAAAATATTAAACCACAAATAAAGAGTGATCTTGAACATAATGCAAAAATTTCAAATATTCCAATAGTTACCTTTGACGGAAATGGCTATGAGCTTGGTTCTGTGTGTGGGGTCCCGTATACGGTTTCAGCAATATCTATTTTTGATGAGGGTAATTCAGAAATAGTTTCTACAATAAAAAAGAAGAAAGACTGA
- a CDS encoding NusA-like transcription termination signal-binding factor has protein sequence MVELDNDSLTCISIFEGITGARVKDCLILENGFAFIVEKGNLGQAIGKKGSAINRVRTAFRKPVYVFEDASTIEEFVKNLFIGVPIRNINIHEKMTDKIVYITVSQEHRGQIIGKGGSRIKVGRALLKRRFGCDIRVSSR, from the coding sequence ATGGTAGAACTTGATAATGATTCTTTGACATGCATCTCCATATTTGAAGGGATAACTGGAGCTAGAGTAAAGGACTGTCTGATACTTGAAAATGGATTTGCATTCATAGTTGAAAAAGGAAATCTGGGACAGGCTATTGGAAAGAAAGGAAGTGCAATAAATAGAGTTAGAACAGCTTTTAGAAAACCGGTTTATGTGTTCGAGGATGCCAGTACAATTGAGGAGTTTGTAAAAAATCTATTTATAGGGGTACCCATTAGGAATATAAATATTCACGAGAAAATGACTGATAAGATAGTATATATAACTGTTTCTCAAGAACATAGAGGGCAGATAATAGGAAAAGGTGGAAGTCGAATAAAGGTTGGGAGGGCACTTTTGAAAAGGCGCTTTGGCTGTGACATTCGTGTAAGCTCGAGGTAA
- a CDS encoding 30S ribosomal protein S12, protein MGKGEYSALDLLRKRKKFRWKEKAWKRKALHLKEKYDPLEGAPRAKGIVIAKKVMEQKQPHSGLIKCVKVQLIKNGKVVTAFAPRTGAINYIDEHDEVEIEGLGGSQRGQMGSIPGVRYKVSKVNGVDLQMLVQKRKEKPKR, encoded by the coding sequence ATGGGAAAGGGAGAATATTCAGCTTTGGATTTGCTACGAAAAAGAAAGAAATTTCGATGGAAAGAAAAGGCGTGGAAGAGAAAGGCGTTACACCTAAAAGAGAAATACGACCCTCTTGAGGGCGCGCCTCGAGCAAAGGGAATCGTTATTGCAAAGAAAGTAATGGAACAGAAACAGCCACATTCTGGACTTATAAAATGTGTCAAGGTCCAGCTTATAAAAAATGGGAAGGTAGTGACAGCATTTGCACCTAGGACCGGAGCAATAAATTACATAGATGAACACGATGAGGTTGAAATTGAGGGCCTCGGTGGTTCACAACGTGGGCAAATGGGCTCGATTCCGGGAGTTAGATATAAAGTCTCAAAAGTTAACGGAGTAGATTTACAAATGCTTGTTCAGAAAAGGAAGGAGAAACCAAAAAGATAG
- a CDS encoding 30S ribosomal protein S7: MDEKVFGKYEVGGIEINDPSLKNYIRITPRLHTHGKHAKRPFAKKEVSLIERLANKLMRGGTGEKTGGKIIRTHGKMQGKKTKALKVVEKAFDIVAKNTGKNPVQLLVDACLNSAPREDVTRVSFGGVSYQVAVDVSASRRLDMALRNIAIAAIIKSFDSKKTLSEALAEEIEYASKGDATNSYAIKKRDETERIARSSR, translated from the coding sequence ATGGATGAGAAGGTTTTTGGGAAATATGAAGTGGGGGGTATTGAGATTAACGATCCCTCTCTAAAAAATTATATTCGGATAACTCCGCGACTTCATACGCACGGAAAACACGCCAAACGTCCCTTTGCAAAGAAGGAAGTATCATTGATTGAAAGGCTTGCAAACAAACTTATGCGCGGGGGTACGGGGGAAAAAACAGGTGGCAAAATAATTCGAACGCATGGAAAGATGCAGGGAAAAAAAACAAAGGCACTTAAAGTTGTTGAGAAAGCATTTGACATCGTTGCAAAGAACACAGGAAAAAACCCGGTGCAACTTTTGGTTGATGCTTGCTTAAATTCGGCTCCACGAGAGGATGTAACGCGTGTCTCTTTTGGAGGGGTATCTTATCAAGTCGCAGTTGATGTATCAGCATCAAGAAGGCTTGATATGGCCCTAAGGAATATTGCTATTGCTGCAATAATTAAATCCTTTGACTCAAAAAAGACACTATCTGAAGCGCTTGCAGAAGAGATAGAGTATGCCAGTAAAGGCGATGCAACCAATTCGTACGCTATAAAGAAGCGAGATGAAACAGAGAGAATTGCGCGTTCCTCAAGATAG
- a CDS encoding elongation factor EF-2 has product MVRKEYVVEEVQRLMHNIDNVRNVAIVAHVDHGKTTLTDSLVARAGLISKELAGEMRVMDFDEQEQARGITIKSANISLGFEMNGQDYMINLIDTPGHVDFGGHVTRAMRAVDGIVLVVDAVEGIMPQTETVLRQSLKERAKPCLFINKIDRLINELQLTPDAMQARLLKIIAGINKIISDFADTSFKNEWQIDVTKGNVAFGSAFNKWAVSITAMKRFNINFKDIYNYCQKGDHKTLIEKSPVDEVILEMVISHLPSPRTAQVYRIPVIWKGDIESEAGRAMLSCDMNAKTIGVVFGVVNDEHAGEVAVARLFAGSVTKGDMLYLASKYRSEKVQQVAIYMGKDRIPCEKVVAGNIVAIVGLRDVFVGETISSEEIYPFEQIKHYSEPVVTKSIEAADSKDLAKLIVALREISKEDATLRVEINQETGEHLISGMGELHLEIIEYKIVNEKGVKIKTSPPIVVYRETITNSAGPIEGKSPNKHTKLKVIVEPLEKRVYEMMVEGKIPDGRPKGKTIVELLVEGGMDRQQAKNVWDIKNHSVLINDTRGIQYMNEIEELLIQGFEEAMQKGPLAKEKVVGVKVRIVDALIHEDPVHRGPAQIIPTIKRPVYAAMLMAGVTLQEPKQKVLFQIPQEYTTNIISLIGARRGQLLDIVQEGETTTITAKLAVSEMFGFSNDVRSATQGRAIWYQEYAGYEPLPKELLSKTVSEIRKRKGDKPEVPKPEEFMD; this is encoded by the coding sequence GTGGTAAGAAAAGAATATGTTGTTGAAGAAGTTCAGCGTTTGATGCATAACATAGACAATGTAAGAAATGTGGCTATTGTGGCTCATGTGGACCATGGAAAGACTACGCTTACAGATTCTCTCGTGGCTCGTGCCGGGCTCATATCAAAAGAACTTGCGGGTGAAATGAGGGTAATGGATTTTGATGAGCAGGAACAAGCCAGAGGGATAACTATAAAGTCAGCCAACATCTCTCTTGGTTTTGAAATGAATGGGCAGGATTACATGATCAACTTGATAGATACGCCTGGTCACGTGGATTTTGGAGGGCATGTCACGCGTGCTATGAGAGCGGTTGATGGGATAGTGCTAGTGGTTGACGCAGTTGAGGGTATAATGCCGCAAACTGAAACAGTCTTGCGACAGTCCCTCAAAGAAAGAGCAAAACCTTGTTTATTCATTAACAAAATAGATAGACTCATAAACGAACTTCAGCTGACACCTGATGCTATGCAAGCGCGTCTTCTAAAAATAATAGCGGGTATTAACAAAATAATAAGCGATTTTGCTGACACTTCGTTTAAGAACGAGTGGCAGATAGACGTAACAAAAGGAAATGTTGCGTTTGGAAGCGCTTTTAACAAATGGGCAGTTTCGATTACAGCTATGAAGCGGTTTAACATAAACTTCAAAGACATATATAATTATTGTCAAAAAGGGGATCATAAAACACTAATAGAAAAATCTCCGGTGGATGAAGTTATTTTAGAGATGGTTATTTCCCATCTTCCAAGCCCAAGAACTGCTCAGGTATATCGTATACCTGTTATATGGAAGGGAGATATTGAAAGCGAAGCAGGAAGAGCAATGCTTTCATGTGATATGAACGCCAAAACCATAGGCGTGGTGTTTGGAGTTGTAAACGATGAACACGCAGGAGAAGTAGCAGTGGCTAGATTGTTCGCTGGATCTGTTACAAAGGGAGATATGCTTTACTTAGCATCAAAGTACCGCTCTGAAAAGGTGCAGCAAGTTGCAATATATATGGGAAAAGACAGGATTCCTTGCGAAAAGGTCGTTGCTGGCAATATAGTTGCAATAGTTGGGCTACGAGACGTTTTTGTCGGCGAAACTATCTCCAGTGAGGAAATTTATCCTTTTGAGCAAATAAAACACTATTCTGAACCAGTTGTAACGAAATCGATAGAGGCTGCAGACTCAAAAGACCTTGCAAAGCTTATTGTTGCTTTGCGAGAGATATCAAAGGAGGACGCAACCCTTAGAGTTGAGATAAATCAAGAAACGGGGGAGCATCTTATCTCGGGGATGGGTGAGCTTCATCTGGAGATAATAGAATATAAAATTGTAAATGAAAAAGGCGTAAAGATAAAGACTTCCCCCCCAATTGTAGTTTATAGAGAGACTATCACAAACAGTGCAGGCCCAATTGAAGGAAAATCGCCCAATAAACACACAAAACTCAAAGTAATTGTAGAGCCTTTGGAAAAGAGAGTATATGAAATGATGGTTGAGGGGAAGATTCCAGACGGAAGACCCAAAGGAAAAACGATTGTCGAGCTATTAGTTGAGGGTGGGATGGACAGACAACAAGCAAAGAATGTTTGGGATATAAAAAATCATTCTGTACTTATCAACGACACGCGTGGAATACAGTATATGAATGAAATCGAAGAGCTTTTGATTCAGGGATTTGAAGAGGCAATGCAAAAAGGACCCCTTGCAAAGGAGAAAGTGGTGGGGGTAAAGGTTCGAATTGTTGATGCCCTAATACATGAAGACCCCGTTCATCGAGGACCGGCTCAGATTATACCTACAATAAAAAGGCCCGTATATGCTGCGATGCTAATGGCTGGTGTTACTCTTCAAGAGCCAAAACAAAAGGTCCTATTTCAGATACCCCAGGAGTATACCACAAATATAATATCACTTATAGGGGCGCGAAGAGGCCAACTTTTAGACATTGTTCAGGAGGGAGAAACGACAACTATAACTGCAAAACTCGCTGTGTCTGAAATGTTTGGATTTTCAAATGATGTAAGGAGTGCAACGCAAGGAAGAGCAATATGGTATCAAGAATATGCTGGTTATGAACCCCTTCCAAAAGAACTCCTATCAAAAACCGTTTCTGAAATCCGCAAGAGAAAAGGGGATAAGCCGGAGGTTCCAAAACCAGAAGAATTTATGGATTAG